The DNA segment tcgactggtcccaccatctctcagggtaagaggcaagtgtactacaagactcttctctgttctggcaccaaggtggtggaatgaacttcccctagaggtccggacagccgagtcactggctattttcaagcggcggttgaagacctacttattcaggaaacacttcaactagcacttctttccttatcttctgcattaaaaaaagccctgactttttcattgtaactttgaacaaatgttttaaactcatggtatcttaagtatgtaaccaagtgaaccagcattaatgtattcaatgttagagatttaagcacttatgtacgtcgctctggataagggcatctgccaaatgctgtaaatgtaaatataaatgttttgtagTCTGAATCAGTCTGTATAAGAAAGGCTGTGATGATTCACTACTGAAATGACGTTTTACCAAACCTTAAGAAACCGACCGTCTTAACGGCTGCATCACAATTTCTGTCTTGTTAACACGCCggctctgtgtgctgtgtttttgaTGTGGGTGCACTTATCTTGTCTTTCGTGTCTAGCATGTCACGGCATGATTTCATCTCCCGAATTCATACCTCTCCTTCTCCTCGTTAGTAAATATACTCTATGCTGGTTTTCTGTACAGAAGCTTGCTCAGGTTACAAATACGTCTTCTCTATCCAACATccttttttgttggtttgtttgttttaataaatatgtatattggATTGAGGATATGATTGCATATTTTCAAAAAGACCACAAGTCATGTGTGTTGAACATGAGCTGTTTAGCTgtcatagaaagtaattacatatgtgtcttcactgggaGGAGAGACCCCCATAAACAGCAGGAACTTAAACGATAGATAGCAAGCAGTTTTCATGGAGTAAACATGTCTTTCCTAGTCATGAATCCTGAAACTGTCCTTTAAGTGGATAAtaacactgtaaacatttcTACGCTCAGGACAGCCCGGAGTGAGAGAAGCGAGCAGCAGACATCAGGTGGTCCACACCGACCTCTGCACTGACTAAAGGCAGCTGTGGATTGGGAGCTATTTTGCCTTCAGCTAAGAGAAaatgacagagagaaaaatcaaTATAGCTTTAGATGCAAACAGGtgaaatgtcacacacacacacacacacacacacacacacacacacacacacacacacacacacacacacagctttaaatcctagtttttaaaacatataGTCCTACATGACCATACTTCAGGTGCTCAGGGcatgttaaggtgttgggctaccaatcggaaggttgtgagttcgatcccaggtccaccaagctgccactgttgggccccttaaccctcaattgctcagttgtacaataaaaaatgagataatgtaagtcgctctggataagggtgtctgccaaaattAATCAGTTTCAGGGGTAATGACATGATTACACTTCTCAGCTAAAAGCAGTCGACTAGTTGCTTTGCTCTGGAGAGTCTGGGCATCATTTCCTACCCTTTTCTCCACACCAACATGTGCAGTAGATTCAATTGTTATATATGATTGTGCAGGAGATAAGCAACAAATTATAGATGTACATCCAGAGGGGTGATACTAGTTCTGATGGTGGCCCTGACTAGTTGGACAGGTCAGTGGGAGTGTTTACCCAGCTTTAACCCAAACACACTGGCTGAAATAAAGGAAGAACgaacgaaagaaagaaggtTCTGATGGTGGGGTAATCCCGGCCTGGACATGTGGGAGTGGGAGTGTTTACCCAGCTTTAACCCAAACACACTGGctcagtgagaaagaaagaaagaaagaaagaaagaaagaaagaaagaaagaaagaaagaaagaaagaaagaaagaaagaaagaaagttgaCACgagatgaaggaaggaaggaataaagaaaaatagaaagaaagacagacagacagacagacacacacacagacagacagacagacagacaggttggTGACCTGACGAAGCACTGTGCTCcgatcaaaacaaaaatctttcTAGCTGtttctgccccctgctggtcatctcaaaaaacacaacaatcacGAGATGAATTTACATTACGAGCAGCATTACTGAATTAAAAGCTGCTCTAAAACGATGCACAACCGTTGTTTAAGTCCTAACTGAGTGTAGCACATCAGACATCACTGTCCTCCCTTATTCAGGTCTCATAGGCTGCTAGTTGTAATTTAATCTAAAAACACTTTAGCGGCTGCACGGCAGAGATGCTTCATTAACACTCACTTTACCGTCTGTCTTTTGGAGTTaattacacagtgtgtgtgtgtgtgtgtgtgtgtgtgtgtgtgtgtgtgtgtgtgtgtgtgtgtgtgtgagagagagagagagagagagagagagagagagagagagagagagagagagagagagagagagagagagagacagagacagagacagagaaagcagagagagagagagagagagagagagagagagagagagagacagaaacaacaGCTGGCTAAACAAAATAACATCAAAATCACTGGACTATTTATGACATCCAAAATTAGGGTTGATACAGAAGCATGAAATCATGACCAGACCTAAACACTGAAGCAATTAAACCCGTATCCCTGACCTGACGGTTATAGAGGTCAGGTCTGTTaggtatactgtatacacaaacatttgaAATGTGTTCAGTTcatacaaattcaaattcaagtAAGTTCAGTATCTGGAGCATGTCGTGTTACCCCGATAAAataacacagacatacagagcaGCTGAGAGAGTAAACAGCATCATCCTCATCAGTGATGGATGTGAGGTCTTAGCTCCGCCCACCGCTGCTCCAGCTTCTGCTTTACAGCCTCTGGGGCAAAACTGCATTGAATTGCTTGCTGGGAAAGAGACCACACAGCTTCCTGAGTGAGGCCGAACGTAGACGCAGCCAAACTGTACTCCTGAGACAGATCGGTACAAAACACTCCCTTATCGTCCGTCTGAGTGGAGAAACAGGAGAACGAAGGATGATGAAGTTATGAGGTCATTTTAAACCAGTCAGCACGAGGCACCATAAGATGAGAagagacagacactcacacaaagcacacacgGGTGCTGCCGCTCATACCAGTACTGGAAGTGGTGCTTTTCGTATGAAGGTACTGTCTGGCCTTTGACATTAGAGGTCAGGCACAGTTCTGAAAAACAAACGAGATGAAGGTGGACCATGTTTTTACGGTACATGGGGAAATGAAAAGTGAAAACAACAGATCCTAATTCCAGCTTACTCACCCAAAGGGATGTTTAGCTTACAAACTTTATCCACGAGGATGTCTGTACCTCCTGCTTCGGGGTGTAAAAAGGTTCCGTGGCCAATTCTGTCTGGAGGCAAAtccaacagcagctctgactccGCCTTCTGAGAAGGAACCTGCATCAACACAAGCAAATATTCTTATTATAATGCCAGAGTCCAATATGTTAATATGTCAAATAGAGTTAATACGTACAAACCTCAGACATGTGCAATGCCAGCTTGAGCCCACAGTTCTTGGCCCTCTGAAGAGCAGGAAGAAAGTCTTTTCCATGCCCTACCTTTTAAAGACCAACACAAAAAAAGCCAGATACAATAAAACCGATAAAAATGTAATCGGCAGCTTGAAGCGAATTAAGTTTTAGACTTGTGACCTTTTTACATCATGGTTGTAATGCAATTGAAGGCCATTAGTGCAACAATGACAATTGACTGGTGCTGGAACACTGCAGCTTCTCTGAGATCAGTCGAGGAACAGAAGAACATTTGGCCCTTGAAATGTGTAAAAGCATCGAAATATCTATTTGATTTAGAATATTCTTGTAATAAGAAATATGACACATTTGCTATTGTTACCCATATGCTATCTTGCCCAGATAgaatttttctacattttataaaataaaataaaaataaataaataaaaaaagctgcAATCTTAGCAACCAAGTTTTATTTAGTCTGCAGTTTAGTGCCTTTTTTGTACAGGTGgtaaaatgtgtatttaaacagacagataaatatgataattaacaataatagcaaaaataatgctttatctgtgtttataatACTACACTACCAATTATAGCAATAATATCaagtttattatataaaatgttgtATACAATCAAGTCTGATCTTAAAACTCcaacatttttcatttcatttgtgcTGTTTCAGAATGATCAAACTGAtgattagtttgtgtgtgtgtgtgtgtgtgtgtgtgtgtgtgtgtgtgtgtgtgtgtgtgtgtgtgtgtgtgtgtgtagtaatagTAAACATATCCAGGGtgaaaaaacaattacaataaaatcatcatcatcatcatcatcaatgtcaCTATAAACAAactattattaacattaacaatacaaaaacaaataatgttaatagtcacacttacacactcagtaACCTCACACTAACCTAGAGAACATGGATTAGAGTCAACAcatagtgtgtaaatgtgaatgaGAGGCACAGAGGAAGGTGAACCGTCGTCATCTCACCTTTAATAGAGTATTAGGTGCATAACAGTACAAGACgcagcttgtttttttgtttgtttgtttatttagttgttAGTTATTCTGTCTACATGCCCAAATATTATGGATTtagaattttctttctttctttattttttcagaatCTGTTATTTAGTATGTTAAATAGTGTATTTTGTTCCCGGTATTTTGTATTTGCTCCAATATTATGTAGCATTCCTTTAACACCTTAATCTTATtttaaaagggaaataaaaatatgtcCCGCTCTGTTACTGTTTAACTGGGAATTACGTCGACACGTTAAATGATGCGGAACGCTTCGAGGCAATTTACAGAAactttaattcatttctttgcGCATTCTATCTGATGTCATTCTAATATGAATAAAAAGCCAGCTATGATTAGACTTTAAATACCTGTGTACAGGTAAGGTTCtaaaatgattgtttttcacCTGATGATGGATTATATATGCTATTATATGGACAggatatgtacagtaaatatctaGTTAGGAGGAAACCGTCACCCATGCAGCTGATTGCTTTGTAATCACTGCTCATTATGAAGCAGATACAGATTCCTTCCTTCAGCTTTGTTTCTACTGAACGCTGTTAAATAAAAGCCAATGATCTCAGTTCATCTCTGTATTAAGACTATCCAATCAGGTCGCTGTACTAACCGTAGGGTCACCGCTGAGGTCCAGTCccaccaccacaccatcactGGACAACATGAAGTCCTCGGCTAGCTTCACCGTCTCCATAGCAACCTCAGGGCCATTTCTGCGATCCACAGCCACAAGAAACCTGTTGAACAGATACAAACAAACATGTGTGCCACAAATCAGAGACATCTACAGAAAGATTTAGGAAGGACGTCCCAACCTGACATCTATGTCCACTCCGTCTTGCTTACACTGATGGATGGCTTCAAGGACTGTCTCAATATATCTTCTTTTGGAGAGACCTTGATCAAAAAGACatcatgaaatattttataatcactTCACCATATTTTGATGACCACTAATAAGGACCTGTTTTGGTTTCTTCCCGTGGAGTGCTGCGCAGTTCCAGGTACTTTACTCCATCCGCAGCAAACTCCTCAATAACAGATTTGGCAACctgttcaaataataataataataataataataaaaaatctaaaatatttcactGTGGGTTTGACACTGAAAGTCAAAATCACCATTAGTTTACCATTAAAATGTCTTCCTCAGAATCAACAAGCTGATGGATTACTTTGAAAACCTGGAAACATCTGTATAAGAGAACGACGTAGGTAAAATCGGTGAAAACACATCGGTGAAAGCAGCAAACAAGAAATGAAACCTCAAATATCATCTTTACTCAAACACACCAAGATTGTGAAAATCCCCCGCataaaagtgtataaaaatgacaaaaatgacaaaaaataaaactggcGTCATTCATGGTTCATTTTCAACAACAAAGCGTGTGAACACGAAATACTCAATTATTACCACTTAAGAAGGGGCAAGTGGGATCATTTTGATAGCAGATGAAGGAAGCCTTTAAACCACTGGACTACAAAAAGCTAATGACATCTTACCCTACTTCATTTCTGACTTATGAAGACTCCCTAGTCGTCACCCCTCCccccaacacaaacacacacatacacacacatttagtcgTGTactaaacaacaaataaacttgtTCAGATTCTTATTTCTCCCCTCAGTGTAGGTTATTTTAAGTACTTGTGTTGATTTTGTTGCATGCTTTAGATGCAAACACAGTTGATTTTATTCTTTAGACTGATAAAGTGAGTTAGAaactatttatatttctatcTTTGTTAGCGCATAAGCCCAAACAGCCATACTTATCTATAGAATTATTTGTCCTACAAGTAAAATGATGCTATTCAGTGACACTATTCTGGTTAGCGTTGAGTACGCACTCGTCCAGCGTGCGGCGCTGTCCGCTATGGATGGCTGTCCTGTTGGACTCAATGTTCAGATGCGGCTTTCGGGCGATTAGTTTATCCATCGTTGCAAAACTGACGGAGCCGTTAAGATGTGCATGGAGCTCctgtaaacaaaaataacagcagATTTGCAACCATGGGACCAATGCGCTGAAGAATGTAAGAACAACATGTAGAAAAGGCAACAAGAGAAGAATCAACGGGGCTGTGTGATGTGAccagagttactgttaccaaACCCAAACTAATTCTTTCCCATTACCAGAATGTCCTCATGTGTTTTATTCCGCTTATGAACCAGTGATTTGACACATTTACTTTTAGTTGTATGTCTATATCTTCATTTATATGGCATCATATGGCATtgactttacagaaatatataatttcaggatatacatttaaaatctataaatgaattaatttatcaCGAATGATCAAGCAGGATGCGACAGAAGCAAGGAATCACTCCCTGTGATGAAGAGGAAGTGACACAGGacagtgattataaatcatttcccttgtGCACTatatggatttttaaaaaaacaaacaaaaaaaaaaacactgcaattgTGTAGCCATGATGTTGGAATCGAGCTGCTGCCGCAAGATCTgttgatatttatatttctgtcatttagcagacactcttatccagagtgacttacagtttctttcagtttatacaactgtgcaattgagggttaagggccttgctcaggggcccagcagtggcagcttggtggggctgggattcaaactcatgaccagcagtcaaacaccttaaccacgaGGGAAGACAGTCCCAAATACACATAGAGACTGGAATTTACTGAGAGCAACAGGGATTATTTATATAGAGTAAAGGTTAGTATGCTGTTatctttttgctgttgtttttgtaaaaaaacaacaacaacaacaacaacaaaaaacctaaCAAAATGACCTGCTTACTAAACACTAAATACCGCCATCTAGCGGCGACACGCTGTATACTTCATATGGTTTTAAAGTGTACCAGAATATCCGAATAAAACATGCTGAATAAGACAGACTCCTCCAAACGACTGGGTTTCCATAAGTTTTGGCACCCCCTTAAACTCAGCCACGTCATAACATTTTCTGAGATTTACCTTTAGATAAACTCCATGAACGTTTTATTTCTACATGACTCGTAATGACTTTGCAATCAGTTCAGACTCCTAGCTGTAGTTAGCAATGTGCTAATTTCCTTACTGTCATCATTAAACAGATGCTAAATTACGAGCCTTTGCTTTGTATTAGTCTACTTACAACTTTAGGTATCTGTCGATAGAAGAGCTCAGCTTCCTTGtccattaatatttaataattttgtgtatatatatatattttagggaaCTTTTTAAACATCTGATGCAGGACAGTGCAGAAtagtttgtttgggttttttgtaAACAATGAACACGGACTACTTTCCTAGTTGCACGATAAAGTGCGACACTAATATTATACCCATATACACACAAGCTCGCGCAGTTGGTTCCGGCGTTTATTTGAGCTAACAGTCTGCAATActgatacactaacacaacaatacactttattattaagaacaacagcaacaacaaaatatttgaataattatttataatatataaatcacatataatagaaataattcAACAATCTAACATATGCAAAGATGTAACTCAAAATGAAAGAGCATTTATCAGCATTGTGTACGATAGAACAATATGTATGATATTTGCATAGGCTAAGTGTAAAGAATGTGCTGTTTATGCTTAAATATGGGACTATTATATGGAGAGCTAATAGAAATAAGTAAGATTAGCTGTTTTATCCTGAGATTTACAGTGTTTAAGAGCCTCAATCACATTACTTCACATTTTTCTGCTGTTTCTTTGAGGTCTCCGAATGTGGCCTGTGCTTTGTCCTTCAGCTGGTCCATATCAACATCCTGTAAGCTTTTGAGCTGACCCAGGAAAGACTGTTTGTGCTCTTCCTCTTGGTTGTCCTCTGCGATCATTTTAGCCAGCTCTGAGGGCAGTTCGACATCCTTGCTTGCTCCCTGTATTTGTGTTTCATCCAGCTCACTCTaatgtgagacaaacacaagcaGTTAAGTCCAGGACACAGTGTTAATCATGTTCTATATGGACACTACATTATGCTCTATATGACACTACATGAGGAGAGGCATCGTAAGCACAAACTCTAATTGGAGTTTGTTATGTGATGATACTTGCCTTGGGCAGTCGGTATTTTTCCCTAAAATGGCTCCTGACTGTGGCTCTCTCCGCTTTCTTCTGTGCAAAGTTGGCTTCTCGCTCCACCCTGAGTGAACATGATAAACAGAGTGATCGTAGCATTGTAGACTGAAATCCCAGCATCTCTTGCCTAACATATTCCTCCATCTGACTGAGTTTA comes from the Tachysurus fulvidraco isolate hzauxx_2018 chromosome 17, HZAU_PFXX_2.0, whole genome shotgun sequence genome and includes:
- the adal gene encoding adenosine deaminase-like protein: MDKEAELFYRQIPKVELHAHLNGSVSFATMDKLIARKPHLNIESNRTAIHSGQRRTLDECFQVFKVIHQLVDSEEDILMVAKSVIEEFAADGVKYLELRSTPREETKTGLSKRRYIETVLEAIHQCKQDGVDIDVRFLVAVDRRNGPEVAMETVKLAEDFMLSSDGVVVGLDLSGDPTVGHGKDFLPALQRAKNCGLKLALHMSEVPSQKAESELLLDLPPDRIGHGTFLHPEAGGTDILVDKVCKLNIPLELCLTSNVKGQTVPSYEKHHFQYWYERQHPCVLCTDDKGVFCTDLSQEYSLAASTFGLTQEAVWSLSQQAIQCSFAPEAVKQKLEQRWAELRPHIHH
- the cplx3a gene encoding complexin-3a; translation: MSFMVKHMIGGQLKDLTGGLGEEKAEGEKSEAASKGMTQEEFEEYQQQLAEEKVEREANFAQKKAERATVRSHFREKYRLPKSELDETQIQGASKDVELPSELAKMIAEDNQEEEHKQSFLGQLKSLQDVDMDQLKDKAQATFGDLKETAEKCEVM